Below is a genomic region from Helicobacter sp. MIT 21-1697.
ATCCCAAAAACAAGCGATTTTAAAAAAGGCTTTGATATAAATATATTTTTATGTGTTTGACTTTAGTTTAACTGCACAAAAACAAGCAAGTTTTAAATAAGCTTGATACGAACAAAAGCTCCTTTTCTTGGACGAATTATTAAGTAAAACTTGTTATAATTGTGCCTAAAAAGATTCAAGTAGTAGATTGGATAGGGGAAAAGGGAGCAAATATGGGAATGCCAATAAGTTTTAATCAGCCAATACCACAAATCATACCAACAACGCCGGTCGTGCCTCAAAGTAATCCAAGAAAAGATGAGGAAACTTATAAGCTGGATAGTTTGAAAATGCACGAAACGCGAATGCCCGAAGTTACATATAGTTTGGATAGTTTGATAATGAGTAAAGGATTACTGCTCAACACTCAAGCATAAGAGAGAATCTTGGGGATAACAAAAAAGTGCGAAGCCAAAGATAATGAATAAGCCAAACTAGATTCTATATATATAGAATCTAGTTTGATGAGGTAGGTGTAGAATTAAGATTGTGCATCTTCTACAATGTTGATAATTGTGTTTGCTACTCTACGCGCAGTTTTGTCCAAAAATTCTGCTGGAGAAGTAAAGCCCACACAAGAGCAGTTGATTTCACCCAAAACATATTTATCCTTACCATTTGCATCTGTATCAAGGATAAAGTCTGCTGTCCAAATGAGCGGCAAATCATAGTTGCCAAGTTTAGTTTTAATCTCTGGGAGATTTGAAAGGAAGTAATCCACCAAGGTGCTCCATTGTTCTGGCTTGTCATAGCGATATTTTGCACCGCTAAAGAGTGTTGCAGAGAATGCGTCCGCGCCTTCAGCAGGTTTTTTATGCACAACATAAATGGGGTCTTTATAAAGCATAAGGATTCGGATTTCACCCTCTTTGATACGAGGCAAGAAAGTCATATCCACGAGCATACCATTATCACCTTTAAGGTATTTTTCACAAAAATCCATAAACTCACCGAGTTTGCGCTCTTCAACGTGATTATCTACTGCTTCTGTGCAGCGAATCTCTGCATCTAATGGCAATTCACTTACACCTTTATATTTGCTTGGGTCTTTGATTTGCACACGCCAAATGCCCTCACCTGTTGAGCCACGATTTTGTTTAAGCACTCTCTCTCCCTTTGCAAGAGTTTTGGGAAAGTTCTTTTTGAAGTCGTGCTCACCGCCAGCTTCCCATTTTACGCCAATCCTCGCTGCCTCACTTGGGTCATAGTATGCTAAAGTATCTGTGGGCACAAGCTCTGTATTGCGAAGCTTAGTTAAAGCATCTTTTGCACCATAGCCAATCATCGCATCAGGGTGTGGCATACCAATGACACCATCAGCACAAAGTTTGCGCAATACATCAAAGTAGAGTTTTTCTTCTTTGAGATTGCCCGGATTTACGCGTGAAACATACGCATCAGCAGATTTTTTGACATACTCATAGATTTCATTCTTTTTTGCCTCATCGCGCAAAATCTCATCTGTAAAAAAAACAACTTCTGCGTTCCAGCCAAGTTTTTTCAGATAATCCATCATTGGCACAGTGTCTTTTCTATGCCCATCTTTACCCTTATCGCTGCCTCCTACTGCTTCAAAAAAAACGATATGTTTTTTCATCAATTCCTCCTTAAAAATAAAATGAAACATTCTTATATTACGCTAAAATTTTACAAGAATAACTAAAATAATGTATATTCTTATGAGATTTTGTTTGTCTGCTTTAGAATCTACCCATTTTTAACTTTTTTAGATTCTAATGTTATGCCTTTAAAGTGTTTTAATCGCATAGAGTTAAGCACCACAATAAGAGAGCTAAAACTCATAGAAAGAGCTGCAAAGAGCGGTATCACAAGTCCAGCCACTGCCAACGGCACACTCAAAGCATTATAACCAATGCTTAAAATAATGTTTTGTTTAATGCTGCTATAAGTTCGGTGCGCAATTTCAAAGGCATTGTGCAGGGTAGTAAGCTTATCGTCAAGAATTACAACATCGCTACTTAAGATTGCAATATCACTCCCAGCTCCCATAGAAATAGCAATATCACTTTTGCTTAAAGCAGGTGCGTCATTAATCCCATCGCCCACCATTACAAGCACATTTTGTGGGTGCTTTTGCCTATAAGATTCTATCCAATCTGCCTTTTGTAAGGGTGATAGGCTATGATGAGATTCTTGAATTGCTATGAGTGAGCTGATTTGCTCCACACTCTCTATCCTATCGCCGCTTAACAAGGCTGTGGCAATGCCACGCTGATGTAAAGATTCTATTAGAGTTTTAGCATAGGGCTTTGGTTCATCATAGAGTTCAAAGATTTCACAAATCTCACTTTGATTTTGGGTATCCTTTTGCTGCATACCAAAGCCAAATATCATACCTCCACCAAGCGAAAGCTTAGGAATAGCAAAGCCTTGTGCGCGTAAAAATGCTAAATTTCCTCCTACAAGTTTGCAATCTCCCATATACGCGCTTATACCTTGTGCATCAAATTGCTCAAATTGCTCTAAAACAGGAGCATTGCAAGTATTGTCTGATTGATTTATGTCATTTTGAGATTGCAAAAAATGTACAATGCCTTCTGCCACAGGGTGCTTACTTAAACGCACAAAAGCAAGCAACAAATCTTTGTCATAACTGCCACCTATATGACATTTTTGCACTCTAGGCGCACCTTGAGTGAGTGTGCCTGTCTTATCAAAAACTACAATATTTGCTTTTGCAAGGCTTTCAAGGAATCGCGCTTGTTTGAAAAGGATATTGTAATGATAAGATTCGCCAATGCCAACCACAGAAGCAATAGGCGTAGCCAAAGCCAACGCGCAAGGACAGGCGATAATAATCACAGAGATAGCTATCATAAGTGATTTTTCAGCTCCTACATTTCCTACAAAGTACCAGCCTAAAAAACAAAGCAGGGCAATGCTTAAAATGATGCGTGAAAAATACTGCGAAAGGCTATTAGCAAGATTTTGTATGTGTGGTCTGTGATTAAGCGAGGAACTTACAAGTGCGATAATATGGCTCATAAGGCTTTGTGAGAATATTTTAGTCGCTTGGTAAAAAATTTGATGATTCAGATTGACATAACCAGAGAGAATCTCATCACCTTTTTTAGATTCTATGGGCAAAGATTCGCCGCTGATTGCTTTTGTGTCAAAAATTGCTCTTTGACTGAGCAAAATACCATCAATAGCGATTTTTTCACCCGCCCTTACGAGAATCATATCGCCTATTTGGACTTCTTCGGGGGCAACTTGAT
It encodes:
- a CDS encoding heavy metal translocating P-type ATPase, with translation MRCSHCQLEYDDSQLSTRYNEQGEELHFCCNGCESVYFLLQDCSLTSFYDKLTSPLAPPTLDTHNDLKRFDTDAFMQKYVHTITKDDAELCEVHLIISGIHCAACIWLNEKILLAQEGIISASINYTNNKASIVWDRNKLPLSAIVALIQSIGYDAYVYDSRIQESADKKQMKEYYIRVIVALFCTMNIMWVAIAQYSGYFLGITKEAKDILNLASFILCTPALFYSGWVFFRSSYYGLKNGFVGMDLLVAVGSTLTYIYSLYAALTRSGETYFESVSMIITFVLIGKFLEVRARKNAGDSLDKLSHLLPTSIELCDKQNPHLTHQVAPEEVQIGDMILVRAGEKIAIDGILLSQRAIFDTKAISGESLPIESKKGDEILSGYVNLNHQIFYQATKIFSQSLMSHIIALVSSSLNHRPHIQNLANSLSQYFSRIILSIALLCFLGWYFVGNVGAEKSLMIAISVIIIACPCALALATPIASVVGIGESYHYNILFKQARFLESLAKANIVVFDKTGTLTQGAPRVQKCHIGGSYDKDLLLAFVRLSKHPVAEGIVHFLQSQNDINQSDNTCNAPVLEQFEQFDAQGISAYMGDCKLVGGNLAFLRAQGFAIPKLSLGGGMIFGFGMQQKDTQNQSEICEIFELYDEPKPYAKTLIESLHQRGIATALLSGDRIESVEQISSLIAIQESHHSLSPLQKADWIESYRQKHPQNVLVMVGDGINDAPALSKSDIAISMGAGSDIAILSSDVVILDDKLTTLHNAFEIAHRTYSSIKQNIILSIGYNALSVPLAVAGLVIPLFAALSMSFSSLIVVLNSMRLKHFKGITLESKKVKNG
- a CDS encoding Cj0069 family protein, whose protein sequence is MKKHIVFFEAVGGSDKGKDGHRKDTVPMMDYLKKLGWNAEVVFFTDEILRDEAKKNEIYEYVKKSADAYVSRVNPGNLKEEKLYFDVLRKLCADGVIGMPHPDAMIGYGAKDALTKLRNTELVPTDTLAYYDPSEAARIGVKWEAGGEHDFKKNFPKTLAKGERVLKQNRGSTGEGIWRVQIKDPSKYKGVSELPLDAEIRCTEAVDNHVEERKLGEFMDFCEKYLKGDNGMLVDMTFLPRIKEGEIRILMLYKDPIYVVHKKPAEGADAFSATLFSGAKYRYDKPEQWSTLVDYFLSNLPEIKTKLGNYDLPLIWTADFILDTDANGKDKYVLGEINCSCVGFTSPAEFLDKTARRVANTIINIVEDAQS